The following coding sequences lie in one Nodularia sp. LEGE 06071 genomic window:
- a CDS encoding glycosyltransferase family 39 protein, which translates to MRNRKPYLHYLGLAGAIALGAVLRFWHLDLKPLWMDEVITAIFSLGKNYHDLPLDILFPLQRVTEIFTFQPGVSCNQIAENLANQSTHPPLFFCGMYSWLGWMTPLGSEWVAKLRSLPAVFGVSAIAAIYGINRIAFYPGSGIIAALIMAISPFAVYLSQEARHYTMPMFLISLALLGLIQIQQDIFEQQRLRLWVVILWSIVNSIGLYVHYFFILAFIAEIITLVVLIYWGNIKILKQRQICLTLIISISGIIISFLPWVRVIFIHFQSAETNWLPATMHIAPLYQTLISWILMVIALPVENQPLLITAICGFLMVTFAIWLGWQVCQGLKLLWLDNITHLATLTLLSFTIVVLIEFFAIAYLLGKDITIIPRYNFVYYPSFCALLAASISKMHKSKLIILLVGMLSCIFVVSNLVFQKPFQPEQTAQNMNLEPSVPLMLVVGYNNYQDVALGLSFALALEKVRSNTNAAVPVNVNNSDSFAFLHKSLNSPAFWNQLDEMPTPTTSQMNLWIVAPGMRRRDYPQQVALSGDGVCTIDTTQHYRIGIPYQLYRCK; encoded by the coding sequence ATGAGAAATCGCAAACCGTATCTACATTATCTAGGTTTAGCTGGTGCGATCGCACTTGGTGCTGTCTTGCGCTTTTGGCATTTAGACTTAAAACCTCTGTGGATGGATGAGGTAATTACTGCTATTTTCAGTTTGGGGAAAAATTACCATGATTTGCCCTTAGATATCTTATTTCCTCTGCAACGCGTCACAGAAATTTTTACTTTCCAGCCAGGGGTTAGCTGTAATCAAATTGCCGAAAATCTAGCTAATCAGTCTACTCATCCGCCGTTGTTTTTTTGTGGAATGTACAGTTGGTTAGGATGGATGACTCCCTTGGGTTCAGAGTGGGTGGCAAAATTGCGATCGCTACCTGCTGTATTTGGTGTGAGTGCGATCGCCGCAATTTATGGAATCAACCGCATTGCTTTTTACCCTGGATCGGGAATCATCGCCGCATTAATTATGGCTATTTCTCCCTTTGCTGTTTACCTTTCCCAAGAAGCACGCCACTACACTATGCCCATGTTCCTGATCAGTTTAGCCTTATTAGGACTAATACAAATTCAGCAGGATATTTTTGAGCAGCAACGCCTGAGACTTTGGGTGGTGATTTTATGGTCAATTGTGAATAGTATTGGTCTGTATGTACACTACTTTTTCATTTTGGCTTTCATTGCCGAAATTATCACATTAGTTGTCTTGATCTATTGGGGTAATATTAAAATACTGAAACAACGCCAAATTTGCCTGACTTTAATTATATCAATTAGTGGAATTATAATTAGTTTCCTTCCTTGGGTGCGGGTAATTTTCATTCATTTTCAGAGTGCTGAAACCAATTGGTTACCTGCTACCATGCACATCGCACCACTATATCAAACTTTAATTAGTTGGATATTAATGGTGATTGCTCTACCTGTGGAAAACCAGCCGCTGTTAATTACAGCTATCTGTGGCTTCTTGATGGTAACTTTTGCTATTTGGTTAGGGTGGCAGGTATGCCAAGGTTTAAAATTACTGTGGTTAGATAATATAACTCATTTAGCAACATTAACGCTTTTAAGTTTTACTATTGTTGTGTTAATTGAATTTTTTGCTATAGCCTATTTATTAGGTAAAGATATCACTATTATTCCCCGCTATAACTTTGTTTATTATCCCAGCTTTTGCGCTTTGTTAGCAGCTAGCATTAGCAAAATGCACAAGTCAAAATTGATCATTTTGCTCGTTGGTATGCTCAGTTGTATTTTTGTAGTTTCTAACTTAGTCTTTCAAAAGCCTTTCCAGCCTGAACAAACTGCCCAAAACATGAATCTAGAACCCTCTGTCCCTCTGATGCTGGTGGTGGGATACAACAATTACCAGGATGTGGCGTTGGGATTAAGTTTTGCTTTGGCATTAGAAAAAGTTAGGAGTAATACAAACGCGGCTGTTCCAGTTAATGTCAATAACTCCGATAGTTTTGCTTTCTTACACAAATCTCTTAATTCACCTGCTTTCTGGAACCAGCTTGATGAAATGCCAACACCAACAACATCTCAGATGAATTTATGGATAGTTGCTCCAGGGATGAGAAGACGTGATTATCCCCAGCAGGTGGCGCTATCTGGGGATGGTGTTTGTACTATAGACACGACACAACACTATCGCATAGGTATTCCCTATCAGCTTTATCGGTGCAAATAA
- a CDS encoding RuBisCO accumulation factor 1, whose amino-acid sequence MTNLSDNAQNPENAVNDDVIKELLRKLRQKQGTWVEWGVAIASLQKAGYNPQVIFEETGFEPIQQNQVIVGSQVYHSLAEGGASEATRSHYTTRGSDVLYELRLLTHEERAAAAELTFIHKLDLEEAREVAKAIKDFSRFPRLPEGFTAHPGDAVAYQAWKLARQYTDLQERSRFIAKGLRFAHTPTARKQIEQLLVDFTVVSQRSAPILPFYRFESEEELPRIVPVVGEFPLTRQDLQSVPMVETIEPFGLVKFAGEQAWVPLPGWQVLLSAEDPVAIFCSSDRLPNQEKNLPKPVMVAVDRAQRQWDDSSYFVVEHNGELDFQWFETEPEIPLLGRLIVIVRPKKIFDDVISKDSWQIDE is encoded by the coding sequence ATGACTAACTTATCTGACAATGCTCAAAATCCTGAAAATGCTGTTAACGACGATGTAATCAAAGAGTTACTACGCAAGCTGAGGCAAAAACAAGGTACCTGGGTGGAGTGGGGAGTAGCGATCGCCTCCTTGCAAAAAGCTGGTTACAATCCCCAGGTAATTTTTGAGGAAACTGGATTTGAGCCAATTCAACAAAATCAGGTAATTGTTGGCTCCCAAGTGTATCATTCTTTAGCAGAAGGTGGTGCTTCCGAAGCCACGCGATCGCACTACACGACACGAGGTAGTGATGTTTTGTATGAACTCCGCTTGCTGACCCACGAAGAACGAGCTGCGGCGGCGGAACTGACCTTTATCCACAAACTCGATCTTGAGGAAGCGCGAGAAGTAGCAAAAGCAATTAAAGATTTCTCTCGTTTTCCACGTTTACCAGAAGGTTTTACTGCCCATCCTGGGGATGCAGTTGCTTATCAAGCTTGGAAACTAGCACGGCAATATACAGATTTGCAAGAGCGATCGCGTTTCATTGCTAAAGGTTTACGTTTTGCTCACACGCCCACAGCTAGGAAGCAAATTGAACAGTTACTCGTTGATTTTACGGTAGTTTCTCAGCGTTCAGCGCCCATTCTCCCTTTTTATCGATTTGAGTCGGAAGAAGAATTGCCTCGCATTGTCCCAGTGGTGGGCGAGTTCCCCTTGACACGACAAGACTTGCAAAGTGTGCCGATGGTAGAAACCATTGAGCCATTTGGTTTAGTCAAGTTTGCCGGCGAACAGGCTTGGGTTCCATTACCAGGTTGGCAAGTATTATTGAGTGCAGAAGACCCCGTAGCGATTTTCTGTAGTAGCGATCGCCTTCCCAATCAGGAAAAAAATCTGCCCAAACCAGTCATGGTGGCTGTAGATCGCGCGCAACGCCAATGGGATGACTCCAGCTACTTCGTTGTTGAACACAACGGTGAATTAGACTTTCAGTGGTTTGAAACCGAACCAGAAATTCCTCTGCTGGGGCGACTTATTGTCATTGTGCGTCCTAAGAAAATTTTCGATGATGTGATCAGCAAAGACTCCTGGCAAATTGACGAATAA